The following coding sequences lie in one Sorghum bicolor cultivar BTx623 chromosome 6, Sorghum_bicolor_NCBIv3, whole genome shotgun sequence genomic window:
- the LOC8073588 gene encoding N-acetylglucosaminyl-phosphatidylinositol de-N-acetylase → MAWIWMVPVAGAVLLWAISLGRILSYPAPSCVPPSPQFMPPLRDDRRSRNVLLVVAHPDDESMFFAPTILFLKSKGHSIHILCMSRGDADGLGNTRKEELYHACDTLKIPHEQVKVLDHPKLQDGFHEKWDHGLVAELTVQHVQLWGIDTIVTFDSYGVSGHPNHKDLHHGVCKFLHANGQGNDETWELASLNILRKYSGPVDIWLSSLISFSRSKQSIYTVVNSRPSKSYEAMAAHRSQWVWFRRLFVIFSSYTYANVLKKI, encoded by the exons ATGGCCTGGATCTGGATGGTCCCCGTGGCGGGAGCCGTGCTCCTGTGGGCGATCTCTCTGGGGCGGATCCTCTCCTACCCCGCGCCGTCCTGTGTGCCCCCGAGCCCGCAGTTCATGCCCCCTCTCCGCGACGACAGGAGGAGCCGGAACGTGCTGCTGGTCGTCGCCCACCCCGACGACGAGTCCAT GTTCTTTGCCCCAACTATTCTTTTCCTCAAGTCAAAAGGTCACAGCATTCACATTCTGTGCATGTCTCGAG GTGATGCTGATGGTCTCGGAAATACTCGTAAAGAAGAACTGTACCATGCCTGTGACACCCTTAAG ATTCCACATGAACAAGTTAAAGTCTTGGACCACCCAAAATTGCAG GATGGTTTTCATGAGAAATGGGACCATGGGCTAGTAGCAGAACTTACTGTGCAGCATGTCCAACTATGGGGCATTGACACG ATTGTGACATTTGATTCATATGGAGTATCAGGGCACCCAAACCACAAAGATCTTCATCACGGCGTATG CAAGTTTCTCCATGCAAATGGGCAAGGAAACGATGAAACTTGGGAACTA GCAAGCCTGAATATTCTTCGCAAGTACAGTGGTCCTGTTGACATATGGCTTTCTTCCTTGATATCCTTCTCAAGGTCAAAGCAATCAATCTATACTGTGGTTAACAGTAGACCGTCCAAAAGCTATGAGGCAATGGCTGCACACAGAAGTCAGTGGGTTTG GTTTAGAAGATTGTTTGTCATCTTCTCGAGCTATACGTATGCAAATGTGCTAAAGAAAATTTAA
- the LOC8058719 gene encoding LOW QUALITY PROTEIN: polyglutamine-repeat protein pqn-41 (The sequence of the model RefSeq protein was modified relative to this genomic sequence to represent the inferred CDS: deleted 1 base in 1 codon), with the protein MGFYFVAHQTHAPPAPSSAAPTLSSSQRRSGSVPQRRSSAPSPTRAQARSQGSDLLRVGGSPSAASSDGGAVPGSAAAAAASAAPPPASRQSPRALASVLRAPAGDPAIMAHRGHLDGLTAQAPALMHHGSFAAGKLSSHSPLQSSSTLEMLENKLAMQTAEVEKLIMENQRLASSHVVLRQDIVDTEKEMQMIRTHLGEVQTETDLQIRDLLERIRLMEADIHSGDAVKKELHQVHMEAKRLITERQMLTLDIENVIKELQKLSASGDGKSLPELLAELDGLRKEHHNLRSQFEFEKNTNIKQVEQMRTMEMNLITMTKQAEKLRGDVANAERRAQAAAAQAAAHAAGAQVTASQPGQLKLQRFQQQLQTHMQVHMPVTPRHISREPRLQHISREPRLRHISREPRLGHISREPRLGHISREPRLGHISREPRLGHISTEPKLGHISKETRLEHTPMLMMLPRLTHMQVTLAIQAMRKVQCPIIPMPYLRSQAAVQLQRPQACMAQLVVLDILLRKFSRAVPLQMQRNHLLHHRLQHHILAHMTKPEEPRGENL; encoded by the exons ATGGGCTTTTATTTCGTGGCCCATCAAACCCACGCACCGCCGGCTCCTTCCAGCGCAGCGCCGACGCTATCTTCCTCGCAGCGCCGCTCAGGCTCGGTCCCTCAGCGCAGATCTTCTGCTCCTTCCCCTACTCGCGCTCAGGCTCGGTCCCAGGGATCGGATCTTCTGCGCGTCGGCGGCTCCCCCTCGGCGGCGTCCAGCGACGGAGGGGCAGTcccaggctcggcggcggcggcggcggcgtcggcggctccccctcccgcctctcgccagtcgcctcgcgccctcgcctccgtccTCCGCGCACCTGCCGGCGACCCTGC GATAATGGCTCATCGTGGTCACCTAGATGGACTGACTGCCCAAGCTCcagctctgatgcaccatggtTCCTTCGCTGCTGGCAAACTCTCTAGCCACTCACCTTTGCAGTCTTCATCCACACTGGAGATGCTGGAGAACAAGCTTGCCATGCAAACTGCAGAAGTAGAAAAGCTTATCATGGAGAATCAGCGGTTAGCATCAAGCCATGTGGTCTTGAGGCAGGACATTGTTGATACGGAGAAAGAGATGCAAATGATCCGCACCCACCTAGGTGAAGTTCAGACAGAGACTGATTTGCAGATTAGAGATTTGTTGGAGAGAATCAGATTAATGGAGGCAGACATACATAGTGGTGATGCAGTGAAGAAGGAGCTTCACCAAGTGCATATGGAGGCAAAGAGACTTATTACTGAAAGGCAGATGCTAACCCTTGACATAGAGAATGTGATTAAAGAATTACAGAAACTCTCTGCCTCTGGTGACGGTAAAAGCCTTCCTGAATTGCTTGCTGAGCTAGATGGGCTACGGAAAGAGCATCATAATTTACG ATCTCAATTTGAATTTGAGAAAAATACAAACATCAAGCAAGTTGAGCAGATGCGGACAATGGAAATGAACCTGATAACCATGACTAAACAAGCCGAGAAGTTACGTGGTGATGTAGCAAATGCTGAAAGACGGGCACAGG CAGCTGCGGCTCAAGCAGCGGCACATGCAGCTGGTGCGCAGGTGACAGCTTCACAGCCT GGACAGCTCAAGCTACAGCGGTTTCAGCAGCAGCTACAGACCCATATGCAGGTGCATATGCCAGTTACCCCTCGGCATATCAGCAGGGAGCCCAGGCTGCAGCATATCAGCAGGGAGCCCAGGCTGCGGCATATCAGCAGGGAGCCCAGGCTGGGGCATATCAGCAGGGAGCCCAGGCTGGGGCATATCAGCAGGGAGCCCAGGCTGGGGCATATCAGCAGGGAGCCCAGGTTGGGGCATATCAGCACGGAACCCAAGCTGGGGCATATCAGCAAGGAAACCAGGCTGGAGCATACACCTATGCTTATGATGCTGCCACGGCTTACGCATATGCAGGTTACTCTGGCTATCCAGGCTATGCGCAAAGTGCAGTGCCCAATTATTCCTATGCCGTACCTCCGCAGCCAAGCAGCGGTGCAACTACAGAGGCCGCAAGCATGTATGGCGCAGCTGGTAGTGCTGGATATCCTACTGCGCAAGTTCAGCCGAGCAGTGCCACTGCAAATGCAGCGcaaccacctcctccaccaccgcctGCAGCACCATATCCTAGCACATATGACCAAACCAGAGGAGCCCAGAGGTGAAAATCTGTGA
- the LOC110436564 gene encoding isocitrate dehydrogenase [NAD] regulatory subunit 1, mitochondrial-like isoform X2, whose protein sequence is MARRSAPLLRRLVSASSFPPAPQPLGGVLARRTVTYMPRPGDGAPRAVTLIPGDGIGPLVTGAVRQVMEAMHAPVYFETYDVHGDMPTVPPAVIDSIRRNKVCIKGGLATPVGGGVSSLNMQLRKELDLYASLVHCSNLPGLPTRHQGVDIVVIRENTEGEYSGLEHEVVPGVVESLKFCSERIAKYAFEYAYLNNRKKVTAVHKANIMKLADGLFLESCREVASKYPGIQYNEMIVDNCSMQLVSKPEQFDVMVTPNLYGNLVANTAAGIVGGTGIMPGGNVGQDYAVFEQGASAGNVGNENIVEQKKANPVALLLSSAMMLRHLQFPSFADRLETAVKRVVAEGTHRTKDLGGTSTTQEVTDAVIASLD, encoded by the exons ATGGCGCGGCGATCCGCCCCTCTCCTGCGCCGCCTCGTCTCCGCGTCCTCCTTCCCGCCCGCGCCGCAGCCCCTCGGCGGCGTCCTCGCGCGGCGCACGGTGACCTACATGCCCCGACCCGGGGACGGCGCCCCGCGCGCCGTCACGCTCATCCCGGGCGACGGCATCGGGCCCCTCGTCACGGGCGCCGTGCGCCAGGTCATGGAGGCCATGCACGCGCCCGTCTACTTCGAGACCTACGACGTCCACGGCGACATGCCCACCGTTCCGCCCGCCGTCATCGACTCCATCCGCCGCAACAAGGTCTGCATCAAGGGCGGCCTCGCCACGCCCGTCGGCGGCGGGGTCTCCTCCCTCAACATGCAGCTGCGCAAGGAGCTCGACCTCTACGCATCGCTCGTCCACTGCTCCAACCTCCCCGGCCTGCCCACCAGGCACCAGGGTGTCGATATCGTCGTCATCAGGGAGAACACCGAGGGCGAGTACTCGGGGCTCGAGCACGAGGTCGTGCCCGGGGTCGTTGAAAGCCTCAAG TTTTGCTCTGAGAGGATTGCCAAATACGCGTTCGAGTATGCTTACCTTAACAACCGAAAGAAAGTCACTGCAGTGCATAAAGCAAACATTATGAAGCTTGCCGATGGTTTGTTCTTGGAGTCTTGCCGCGAGGTTGCTTCAAAGTACCCTGGTATTCAGTACAATGAGATGATTGTTGACAACTGCTCTATGCAACTTGTTTCAAAGCCAGAACAATTTGATGTCATG gTTACACCTAATCTTTATGGCAATTTGGTGGCTAACACGGCTGCAGGTATTGTTGGAGGGACAGGCATCATGCCTGGAG GCAATGTGGGTCAGGACTATGCTGTCTTTGAGCAAGGTGCTTCTGCAGGAAATGTTGGAAATGAGAACATCGTGGAGCAGAAGAAAGCAAACCCTGTCGCGCTGCTTCTGTCATCTGCTATGATGTTGAGGCATTTGCAGTTCCCATCATTTGCTGACCGTCTGGAAACGGCGGTGAAGCGCGTTGTTGCAGAAGGCACGCACAGAACAAAGGATTTGGGCGGTACCAGCACCACCCAGGAAGTTACCGACGCTGTGATTGCCAGTCTGGATTAG
- the LOC110436564 gene encoding isocitrate dehydrogenase [NAD] regulatory subunit 1, mitochondrial-like isoform X1: MARRSAPLLRRLVSASSFPPAPQPLGGVLARRTVTYMPRPGDGAPRAVTLIPGDGIGPLVTGAVRQVMEAMHAPVYFETYDVHGDMPTVPPAVIDSIRRNKVCIKGGLATPVGGGVSSLNMQLRKELDLYASLVHCSNLPGLPTRHQGVDIVVIRENTEGEYSGLEHEVVPGVVESLKVITKFCSERIAKYAFEYAYLNNRKKVTAVHKANIMKLADGLFLESCREVASKYPGIQYNEMIVDNCSMQLVSKPEQFDVMVTPNLYGNLVANTAAGIVGGTGIMPGGNVGQDYAVFEQGASAGNVGNENIVEQKKANPVALLLSSAMMLRHLQFPSFADRLETAVKRVVAEGTHRTKDLGGTSTTQEVTDAVIASLD, encoded by the exons ATGGCGCGGCGATCCGCCCCTCTCCTGCGCCGCCTCGTCTCCGCGTCCTCCTTCCCGCCCGCGCCGCAGCCCCTCGGCGGCGTCCTCGCGCGGCGCACGGTGACCTACATGCCCCGACCCGGGGACGGCGCCCCGCGCGCCGTCACGCTCATCCCGGGCGACGGCATCGGGCCCCTCGTCACGGGCGCCGTGCGCCAGGTCATGGAGGCCATGCACGCGCCCGTCTACTTCGAGACCTACGACGTCCACGGCGACATGCCCACCGTTCCGCCCGCCGTCATCGACTCCATCCGCCGCAACAAGGTCTGCATCAAGGGCGGCCTCGCCACGCCCGTCGGCGGCGGGGTCTCCTCCCTCAACATGCAGCTGCGCAAGGAGCTCGACCTCTACGCATCGCTCGTCCACTGCTCCAACCTCCCCGGCCTGCCCACCAGGCACCAGGGTGTCGATATCGTCGTCATCAGGGAGAACACCGAGGGCGAGTACTCGGGGCTCGAGCACGAGGTCGTGCCCGGGGTCGTTGAAAGCCTCAAG GTGATCACAAAGTTTTGCTCTGAGAGGATTGCCAAATACGCGTTCGAGTATGCTTACCTTAACAACCGAAAGAAAGTCACTGCAGTGCATAAAGCAAACATTATGAAGCTTGCCGATGGTTTGTTCTTGGAGTCTTGCCGCGAGGTTGCTTCAAAGTACCCTGGTATTCAGTACAATGAGATGATTGTTGACAACTGCTCTATGCAACTTGTTTCAAAGCCAGAACAATTTGATGTCATG gTTACACCTAATCTTTATGGCAATTTGGTGGCTAACACGGCTGCAGGTATTGTTGGAGGGACAGGCATCATGCCTGGAG GCAATGTGGGTCAGGACTATGCTGTCTTTGAGCAAGGTGCTTCTGCAGGAAATGTTGGAAATGAGAACATCGTGGAGCAGAAGAAAGCAAACCCTGTCGCGCTGCTTCTGTCATCTGCTATGATGTTGAGGCATTTGCAGTTCCCATCATTTGCTGACCGTCTGGAAACGGCGGTGAAGCGCGTTGTTGCAGAAGGCACGCACAGAACAAAGGATTTGGGCGGTACCAGCACCACCCAGGAAGTTACCGACGCTGTGATTGCCAGTCTGGATTAG
- the LOC110436490 gene encoding uncharacterized protein LOC110436490 translates to MCMLTYRLPADATDEYIHIGESTALESLRRFVAAVVEIFGDKYLRHPNEADTTRLLAMGEEKGFPGMLGSIDCMHWAWKNCPYDKQGQYKGHVEKPTIILGAIASEDLWIWHAFFGMPGSHNDINVLHRSPLFDNLAEGRAPEVKYYVNDHDYNMGYYLADGIYPDWATLVKTIRHPMGNKRQYFAKSQEAARKMVERAFGVLQSRFAIVRGPARPWDIETLALIMRACVITHNMIVKDEGFLVDPDERFEDDGQNVEPARGRAARPLDEYIEAHRQIRDKDTHV, encoded by the coding sequence ATGTGTATGCTCACCTATAGGCTTCCAGCTGATGCGACAGATGAGTATATTCACATTGGCGAAAGTACTGCACTTGAGAGCCTACGTAGGTTTGTTGCTGCAGTTGTTGAGATTTTTGGAGATAAATACCTCAGACATCCCAATGAGGCGGACACAACCCGTTTACTTGCAATGGGTGAAGAAAAAGGCTTTCCAGGAATGTTAGGGTCCATCGATTGTATGCATTGGGCATGGAAGAACTGTCCATATGACAAACAAGGTCAGTACAAGGGGCATGTGGAGAAGCCCACAATCATTTTGGGGGCTATTGCTTCTGAAGACCTCTGGATATGGCATGCCTTCTTTGGAATGCCTGGGTCTCACAATGACATTAATGTTCTTCATAGATCTCCATTGTTTGATAACCTAGCAGAAGGTAGAGCTCCAGAAGTGAAGTATTATGTTAACGACCACGACTACAATATGGGTTATTACCTTGCAGATGGTATATACCCTGATTGGGCTACTTTGGTCAAGACAATCAGGCATCCTATGGGTAACAAGAGGCAATATTTTGCCAAATCGCAAGAAGCAGCGAGGAAGATGGTGGAAAGAGCTTTTGGGGTTCTTCAATCTAGGTTCGCCATTGTTCGAGGACCAGCACGCCCTTGGGACATTGAGACTTTGGCATTGATCATGAGGGCTTGTGTCATAACGCACAACATGATTGTGAAAGATGAGGGATTCTTGGTCGACCCTGATGAGCGTTTTGAAGATGATGGTCAAAATGTCGAACCTGCTCGTGGTCGAGCCGCTCGACCACTAGATGAATATATTGAGGCGCATAGACAGATCAGAGACAAGGATACACATGTCTAG